The Neomonachus schauinslandi chromosome 11, ASM220157v2, whole genome shotgun sequence genome contains a region encoding:
- the LOC110593364 gene encoding folate receptor alpha, with product MAQLVRTQLLFLLVGVTAVWAARPRTELLSVCMDAKHHKEKPSPEDQLHKQCSPWKKNSCCFPNTSQEAHKDISYLYKFNWDHCGHMTPACKRHFIQDTCLYECSPNLGPWIQEVNQSWRKERILDVPLCKEDCQQWWQDCRTSYTCKSNWHRGWNWTSGYNQCPVGAACLPFHFYFPTSAALCREIWSHSYKLSNYSRGSGRCIQMWFDPAQGNPNEEVARFYALAMSAGALPRGLEPLLLSLALMQQLWLLG from the exons ATGGCCCAGCTGGTGAGAACACAGCTGCTGTTCCTTCTGGTGGGGGTCACCGCAGTATGGGCAGCCCGGCCCAGGACTGAGCTTCTCAGTGTCTGTATGGACGCCAAGCACCACAAGGAAAAGCCAAGCCCGGAGGACCAGCTGCATAAGCAG TGCAGCCCCTGGAAGAAGAATTCCTGCTGCTTCCCCAACACCAGCCAGGAAGCCCATAAGGATATTTCCTACCTGTACAAATTCAACTGGGACCATTGCGGACATATGACACCTGCCTGCAAAAGGCACTTCATCCAGGACACCTGCCTGTATGAGTGCTCCCCTAACCTGGGGCCCTGGATCCAGGAG GTGAACCAGAGCTGGCGCAAGGAGCGCATCCTGGACGTGCCCCTGTGCAAAGAGGACTGCCAGCAATGGTGGCAGGACTGTCGCACCTCCTACACCTGCAAGAGCAACTGGCACAGGGGCTGGAACTGGACCTCAG GCTATAACCAGTGCCCAGTGGGAGCCGCCTGccttcccttccatttctacttcCCCACATCGGCTGCTCTGTGCCGTGAAATCTGGAGTCACTCCTACAAACTCAGCAACTACAGCCGAGGGAGCGGCCGCTGCATCCAGATGTGGTTCGACCCGGCCCAGGGCAACCCCAACGAGGAGGTGGCGAGGTTCTATGCCCTGGCCATGAGTGCCGGGGCCCTGCCCCGAGGGCTGGAGCCTCTCCTGCTCAGCCTGGCCCTGATGCAGCAACTCTGGCTGCTCGGCTGA
- the LOC110593420 gene encoding 60S ribosomal protein L12-like, with protein MTFKIQNQLLAFGSGRQRCNFLRLSRIWVHPTPATSAIPPKFNPNEIKVVYLRCTGGEVSASALAPKIGSLGLSPKKVGDDIAKATSDWKGLRIMVKLTIQNRQAQIEVVPSASALILKALKEPPRDRKKQKNIKHSGNITFDEIVNIAQQMRHRSLARELSGTIKEILGTAQSVGCDVDGRHPHDIIDDINSGAVECPAS; from the coding sequence atgacttttaaGATACAAAATCAGCTTTTGGCTTTCGGCTCGGGGAGGCAAAGGTGCAACTTTCTTCGGTTGTCCCGAATCTGGGTTCATCCAACACCAGCCACTTCCGCCATTCCGCCTAAGTTCAACCCCAACGAGATCAAAGTCGTGTACCTGAGGTGCACTGGTGGTGAAGTCAGTGCGTCTGCCCTGGCCCCGAAGATCGGCTCACTGGGTCTGTCTCCAAAAAAGGTTGGTGATGACATCGCCAAGGCAACCAGTGATTGGAAGGGTCTAAGGATTATGGTGAAACTGACCATTCAGAACAGACAGGCCCAGATTGAAGTggtaccttctgcctctgccctgattctcaaagccctcaaggaaccaccaagagacagaaagaagcagaaaaacattaagcaCAGTGGAAATATCACTTTTGATGAGATTGTCAATATTGCCCAACAGATGCGACACCGATCTTTAGCCAGAGAACTCTCTGGAACCATTAAAGAAATCCTGGGGACTGCCCAGTCTGTGGGCTGCGATGTTGACGGCCGccaccctcatgacatcataGATGACATCAACAGTGGTGCGGTGGAATGCCCAGCTAGTTAA